In one window of Oryza sativa Japonica Group chromosome 9, ASM3414082v1 DNA:
- the LOC4346861 gene encoding THO complex subunit 6 isoform X2 — translation MAAAALAGMDARGWDEAAYRRGILRERDLSCRTLFRAVFFDHHDDDPDVLLAAASSDGSLASFSLSSCISSSSSHPTPQTHPDAAVSLVDPVCIVQAHSGPAYDVRFYPDSQQPLLFSGGDDGRLRGWRWHEMQSCLVPLSLQGDHLEPVLDLVNPQHEGPWGARSPIPENNAIAINKQEGSVYAAAGDACAYCWDVESGKCKMTFKGHTDYLHSIAVREANRQVVTGSEDGTARIWDCRSGKCTQVIRPVKNKIFEGSWVSCVAIDASESWLACGTSSGISVWSLLSNECIFNVDCHAPVQDLLFDRNQILAVGAEPLLSRFSINGTLLSQIKCAPHSAFSVSIHSSGMAAVAGYGGLVDVISQFGSHLCTFGCRSLDK, via the exons atggcggcggcggcgttggcggggATGGACGCGCGGGGGTGGGACGAGGCGGCGTACAGGCGGGGCATCCTGCGGGAGCGGGACCTCTCCTGCCGCACCCTCTTCCGCGCCGTCTTCTTCgaccaccacgacgacgaccccgacgtcctcctcgccgccgcctccagcgaCGGCTCCCtcgcctccttctccctctcctcctgcatctcctcctcctcctcccatcccacCCCACAG ACCCACCCGGATGCCGCGGTCTCTCTGGTTGATCCCGTCTGCATCGTCCAAGCGCACAGTGGCCCGGCCTACGACGTCAGGTTCTACCCGGATTCGCAGCAGCCGCTGCTCTTCAG CGGCGGGGATGACGGGCGCCTTCGGGGATGGAGATGGCACGAGATGCAGAGCTGCCTTGTGCCGCTATCTCTGCAAG GGGATCATTTGGAGCCAGTACTTGATTTGGTGAACCCTCAGCATGA GGGTCCTTGGGGTGCTCGCTCTCCAATACCTGAAAACAACGCCATTGCGATTAACAAACAG GAAGGATCTGTTTATGCAGCGGCCGGGGATGCATGTGCTTATTGCTGGGATGTG GAGAGTGGTAAATGTAAAATGACCTTCAAGGGACATACTGACTATTTGCACAGCATTGCAGTCCGCGAAGCGAACCGCCAGGTTG TTACAGGATCAGAGGATGGCACAGCCCGTATCTGGG ATTGCAGAAGTGGAAAGTGCACTCAGGTTATACGTCCGGtgaaaaacaagatttttgaGGGGTCATGGGTCAGTTGTGTTGCCATTGATGCAAGTGAAAGCTGGCTG GCTTGTGGTACTTCTAGTGGTATATCAGTTTGGAGCCTTCTTTCAAATGAGTGcatctttaatgtggattgccaTGCTCCTGTTCAAGATTTGCTGTTTGACAGAAACCAA ATCTTAGCAGTCGGTGCTGAACCTCTGCTCTCTCGTTTCTCTATCAATGGGACTCTTCTTTCACAAATCAAGTGTGCTCCTCACTCAGCATTTTCTGTCTCCATAcattcttcaggg ATGGCAGCTGTTGCTGGATATGGAGGCCTTGTGGATGTAATATCACAATTTGGGAGTCATTTGTGCACTTTTGGCTGCCGGAGCCTGGATAAGTAA
- the LOC4346861 gene encoding THO complex subunit 6 isoform X1, translating into MAAAALAGMDARGWDEAAYRRGILRERDLSCRTLFRAVFFDHHDDDPDVLLAAASSDGSLASFSLSSCISSSSSHPTPQTHPDAAVSLVDPVCIVQAHSGPAYDVRFYPDSQQPLLFSGGDDGRLRGWRWHEMQSCLVPLSLQGDHLEPVLDLVNPQHEGPWGARSPIPENNAIAINKQEGSVYAAAGDACAYCWDVESGKCKMTFKGHTDYLHSIAVREANRQVVTGSEDGTARIWDCRSGKCTQVIRPVKNKIFEGSWVSCVAIDASESWLACGTSSGISVWSLLSNECIFNVDCHAPVQDLLFDRNQILAVGAEPLLSRFSINGTLLSQIKCAPHSAFSVSIHSSGMAAVAGYGGLVDVISQFGSHLCTFGCRSLDK; encoded by the exons atggcggcggcggcgttggcggggATGGACGCGCGGGGGTGGGACGAGGCGGCGTACAGGCGGGGCATCCTGCGGGAGCGGGACCTCTCCTGCCGCACCCTCTTCCGCGCCGTCTTCTTCgaccaccacgacgacgaccccgacgtcctcctcgccgccgcctccagcgaCGGCTCCCtcgcctccttctccctctcctcctgcatctcctcctcctcctcccatcccacCCCACAG ACCCACCCGGATGCCGCGGTCTCTCTGGTTGATCCCGTCTGCATCGTCCAAGCGCACAGTGGCCCGGCCTACGACGTCAGGTTCTACCCGGATTCGCAGCAGCCGCTGCTCTTCAG CGGCGGGGATGACGGGCGCCTTCGGGGATGGAGATGGCACGAGATGCAGAGCTGCCTTGTGCCGCTATCTCTGCAAG GGGATCATTTGGAGCCAGTACTTGATTTGGTGAACCCTCAGCATGA GGGTCCTTGGGGTGCTCGCTCTCCAATACCTGAAAACAACGCCATTGCGATTAACAAACAG GAAGGATCTGTTTATGCAGCGGCCGGGGATGCATGTGCTTATTGCTGGGATGTG GAGAGTGGTAAATGTAAAATGACCTTCAAGGGACATACTGACTATTTGCACAGCATTGCAGTCCGCGAAGCGAACCGCCAG GTAGTTACAGGATCAGAGGATGGCACAGCCCGTATCTGGG ATTGCAGAAGTGGAAAGTGCACTCAGGTTATACGTCCGGtgaaaaacaagatttttgaGGGGTCATGGGTCAGTTGTGTTGCCATTGATGCAAGTGAAAGCTGGCTG GCTTGTGGTACTTCTAGTGGTATATCAGTTTGGAGCCTTCTTTCAAATGAGTGcatctttaatgtggattgccaTGCTCCTGTTCAAGATTTGCTGTTTGACAGAAACCAA ATCTTAGCAGTCGGTGCTGAACCTCTGCTCTCTCGTTTCTCTATCAATGGGACTCTTCTTTCACAAATCAAGTGTGCTCCTCACTCAGCATTTTCTGTCTCCATAcattcttcaggg ATGGCAGCTGTTGCTGGATATGGAGGCCTTGTGGATGTAATATCACAATTTGGGAGTCATTTGTGCACTTTTGGCTGCCGGAGCCTGGATAAGTAA
- the LOC4346862 gene encoding uncharacterized protein — MNKDKVHDKETHRTSNDISHKTSVDKVKAPNLFERAKEEVEALVGAVHDKMEHNSSPHGNNADLHKDSKDESKVSMNKIETHKNETHGTSDDINENTPVERVKGPNVFERAKEEIEAIVEAFHPKKGSDK; from the exons ATGAACAAAGATAAAGTTCATGACAAGGAGACTCACAGAACGAGCAACGATATAAGTCATAAAACATCTGTGGACAAGGTTAAGGCCCCCAATCTGTTTGAACGAGCCAAGGAAGAGGTTGAGGCTCTCGTTGGAGCTGTTCATGATAAGATGGAGCACAATTCCAGTCCCCATGGAAATAATGCTG ACCTGCATAAGGACTCAAAGGATGAAAGCAAGGTGTCAATGAACAAAATAGAGACCCACAAGAATGAAACTCATGGTACAAGCGATGATATAAATGAGAATACACCAGTTGAGAGAGTTAAAGGTCCAAATGTGTTTGAGCGTGCCAAGGAAGAGATTGAAGCTATTGTTGAAGCCTTCCACCCAAAGAAGGGATCTGACAAGTGA
- the LOC4346863 gene encoding putative hydrolase C777.06c, whose product MAGAGAGAGAIAALLRAAHVPPAPRARSIRGLAAARGLPPLVRATAAAIAPSSFCPYLPRLSSARSFSSSTSCSAGASLGGAVSTSPSEQEKQRQQSELIFLGTGTSEGIPRVSCLTNPSKTCTVCTKAAEPGNRNRRRNTSILLRHATPSGTANILIDAGKFFYHSALQWFPAYGLRTIDAVIITHSHADAIGGLDCLRDWTNNVQPTIPIYVAERDYEVMKMTHYYLIDTSVVIPGAAVSALQFNIIKEEPFTVHNLEVIPLPVWHGQGYRSLGFRFGRVCYISDVSDIPKETYKLLEDCELLIMDALRPDRSSSTHFGLPRALEEVRKIKPKKTLFTGMMHLMDHEKVNNELAKLMETEGLDIQLSYDGLRVPVWL is encoded by the exons ATGGCCGGCGCGGGTGCGGGTGCGGGCGCGATCGCCGCTCTCCTGCGCGCCGCGCacgtgccgccggcgccgcgcgcgcgctcgattcggggcctcgccgcggcgcgcgggctcccTCCTCTCGTccgcgccacggcggcggccatcgcgcCGTCATCGTTCTGCCCTTACCTCCCGCGCCTCAGCTCTG CtcgctccttctcctcctcaacATCGTGCAGCGCCGGCGCGTCCCTCGGTGGCGCGGTGTCCACCTCGCCGTCCGAGCAGGAGAAGCAGCGGCAGCAGTCGGAGCTCATCTTCCTCGGCACGGGCACCAGCGAGGGCATCCCGCGTGTCAGCTGCCTCACCAATCCCTCCAAGACCTGCACC GTCTGTACCAAGGCAGCCGAGCCAGGGAATCGGAACAGGAGGCGCAACACGTCCATCCTCCTGCGCCATGCCACGCCGTCTGGCACGGCGAACATCCTAATTGACGCTGGCAA GTTCTTCTACCACTCTGCGCTCCAGTGGTTTCCTGCTTATGG ATTGAGGACAATTGATGCTGTGATTATTACTCATTCTCATGCGGATGCAATCGGAG GCCTTGATTGTCTTCGCGATTGGACGAACAATGTCCAGCCCACCATCCCGATTTATGTAGCAGAACGTGATTATGAG GTGATGAAGATGACTCACTACTATTTGATTGACACAAGTGTGGTTATACCTGGAGCTGCAGTTTCAGCATTGCAATTCAACATTATTAAAGAGGAACCATTTACAGTTCATAACCTTGAG GTCATTCCTTTGCCTGTCTGGCATGGTCAGGGTTACCGCTCTCTTGGTTTTCGTTTTGGTCGTGTATGCTACATAAG TGATGTCAGTGATATACCTAAAGAAACCTACAAACTTCTGGAAGACTGTGAACTTCTAATAATG GATGCTCTTAGACCCGATCGTTCTTCTTCAACACACTTTGGATTACCACGG GCCCTTGAGGAAGTTAGGAAAATCAAACCAAAGAAAACACTGTTTACTG GAATGATGCATTTAATGGATCACGAGAAAGTAAACAATGAACTTGCCAAGTTGATGGAGACAGAGGGGCTTGACATCCAGCTGAGCTATGATGGTCTCAGGGTACCTGTATGGCTCTAA